A genomic stretch from Methanococcus voltae includes:
- a CDS encoding phosphate ABC transporter substrate-binding protein: MKKIISTVIAVLVVSSVLIFSGCIGGDASSNPVNQKQSLKISGSTTVLPIIKECVIEYDDKNVVIDVSGGGSGFGISEVGSKIVNIGMSSRDIKSSEFTDYPDLKAHTIAKDGVAIVVNPENTVANSITKQQLKDIYAGKITNWNELGGDDATINVYTRDEESGTREVFDKKGLDGQEIFPKSIVVASNAAMKSSVKNDKYGIGYISIGYVDDTVKTLDFEGVEPTKENVITEKYEISRSLYLITNGNPTEVERNFIDFVKSSKGQEIVSNKGYISLKL, encoded by the coding sequence GTGAAGAAAATAATCTCAACAGTAATTGCAGTATTGGTTGTATCCTCCGTCTTGATATTCTCAGGATGTATAGGGGGCGATGCAAGCAGTAATCCTGTAAATCAAAAACAAAGTTTAAAGATATCAGGCTCTACAACTGTATTGCCAATTATTAAAGAATGTGTAATCGAATACGACGATAAAAACGTTGTAATTGACGTATCAGGCGGAGGTTCTGGCTTCGGTATTTCAGAAGTAGGAAGTAAAATAGTAAATATAGGTATGAGTTCAAGAGACATTAAAAGTAGTGAATTCACAGACTACCCTGATTTAAAAGCACATACTATCGCAAAAGATGGTGTAGCTATTGTAGTAAACCCTGAAAACACCGTGGCTAATTCAATTACCAAACAGCAATTAAAAGACATATACGCTGGAAAAATAACCAACTGGAATGAATTAGGGGGAGACGATGCTACAATTAACGTTTATACGAGAGACGAAGAAAGCGGTACAAGAGAAGTATTTGACAAAAAAGGACTTGACGGTCAGGAAATATTCCCTAAATCTATAGTAGTTGCTTCAAACGCTGCAATGAAATCCTCAGTTAAAAACGATAAATACGGTATTGGATACATTTCAATAGGTTATGTGGACGATACAGTAAAAACATTGGACTTTGAAGGCGTAGAACCTACAAAAGAAAATGTGATTACTGAAAAATACGAAATTTCAAGGTCATTGTACTTAATAACCAACGGAAACCCTACGGAAGTAGAACGTAATTTCATAGACTTCGTAAAAAGTTCCAAAGGTCAAGAAATCGTATCAAATAAAGGATACATTTCATTAAAATTATAA
- the pstC gene encoding phosphate ABC transporter permease subunit PstC has translation MVLTNFTKFTKFTKLTQKNRKFNKKIPEYTLKFFAMFSSSIIFAIVIFLVYNTAPLITEINLLDFLLGNRWYPSKELYGILPMIIGTIITSFIALAIAVPLGVGCAIFLSEIIPNSISKVFRSSIEILATIPSVVYGFIGMILLIPLIRDIFGGTGFSALSGGIILSIMILPTIVSLSEDALRTVPSALKDGSLALGATRFQTLKNITLPSALSGIISSIILGLGRAVGETMAVIMVVGNWALIPTSPLEPVRTLTSHIVLNIKETATGGVIYHVMFATGLVLLIVVMALNLIAKYVNSKYNLNN, from the coding sequence ATGGTACTTACGAATTTTACAAAATTTACAAAATTTACAAAATTAACGCAAAAAAATAGAAAATTTAATAAAAAAATCCCCGAATATACGTTAAAATTCTTTGCAATGTTTTCAAGTTCAATAATTTTTGCAATAGTAATTTTTTTAGTATACAACACAGCCCCGCTGATAACCGAAATAAATCTGCTGGATTTTTTGCTTGGAAATCGTTGGTATCCCTCAAAAGAACTCTACGGGATTTTACCGATGATAATAGGCACCATAATAACGAGTTTTATAGCTCTCGCAATAGCGGTACCTTTAGGTGTAGGTTGTGCGATATTTCTTTCCGAAATAATCCCAAATAGTATTTCTAAGGTATTCAGAAGTAGTATTGAAATATTGGCCACAATACCCTCCGTAGTTTATGGTTTCATAGGTATGATATTACTTATACCACTAATTAGGGATATTTTTGGAGGTACGGGATTCAGTGCTTTATCTGGAGGCATAATTTTATCAATAATGATATTACCGACGATTGTTTCACTTTCAGAAGATGCACTTAGGACTGTTCCGAGCGCTTTAAAAGATGGGAGTCTTGCCTTAGGAGCTACAAGATTTCAGACCTTAAAAAACATTACACTACCATCTGCACTCAGTGGTATAATATCAAGCATCATTTTAGGGCTTGGTAGGGCAGTGGGTGAAACTATGGCTGTAATTATGGTCGTAGGTAATTGGGCTTTAATACCGACTTCGCCATTAGAACCTGTAAGGACTTTAACAAGCCATATCGTACTCAATATTAAAGAAACTGCAACCGGTGGGGTTATATACCACGTAATGTTTGCTACAGGTCTTGTATTACTTATTGTAGTTATGGCGTTGAATTTAATTGCGAAATACGTTAATTCAAAATATAATTTGAACAATTAA
- the pstA gene encoding phosphate ABC transporter permease PstA, protein MKIKIGKSGFKNRFKNTIINKSLINLLTSDMTMDNDENIDYLPDEKLKKNFKKFKKFKNLKYLSHAQKRKLEQKIAFSIFYLCGFSVLGILFFMIWHIVSNGISVISLSFIASIYNAIIGTLSLVALSIVFAVPFGVLSAIYLYEYAKDSKLSQIVIFSSDCLAGLPSIVFGIFGYAIAIKTIGPSLLVGGIILSFMILPIIIKATEEGLKSVPSDIRDGSLALGASKWQTIRQIVVPSAMPQIITGVILAMGRSAEETAAVMFTAATIYASGFGLLNRVETLSFNLYITATEYSTQQELASAYGIAVVLLMLMIGLFIISNLVKRRFAKYNSNV, encoded by the coding sequence ATGAAAATCAAAATTGGTAAGAGTGGATTTAAAAATAGGTTTAAAAATACAATTATCAATAAATCTTTAATTAATTTATTAACAAGTGATATGACTATGGATAATGACGAAAATATTGATTATTTACCGGACGAAAAACTAAAGAAAAATTTTAAAAAGTTTAAAAAATTTAAAAATTTAAAATATTTATCGCACGCACAAAAAAGAAAATTAGAGCAAAAAATAGCATTTTCAATATTTTATTTATGCGGATTTTCAGTATTGGGGATTTTATTCTTTATGATTTGGCATATCGTCTCTAATGGAATCAGCGTAATCTCATTAAGCTTTATTGCAAGTATTTACAATGCAATAATAGGTACTTTATCTTTAGTAGCTTTATCTATAGTATTTGCAGTTCCTTTCGGTGTTTTATCTGCCATATATCTTTATGAATATGCAAAAGACAGTAAACTTTCCCAAATTGTTATATTTTCGTCTGATTGCTTAGCGGGTTTGCCTTCCATCGTATTTGGTATATTTGGGTACGCTATCGCAATTAAAACCATTGGACCCTCCTTATTAGTGGGGGGAATAATACTGTCATTTATGATATTGCCAATAATCATTAAAGCTACAGAAGAAGGTTTAAAGTCCGTACCAAGCGATATAAGAGACGGAAGTCTTGCTTTAGGCGCTTCCAAATGGCAAACTATACGCCAAATTGTAGTCCCGTCAGCTATGCCACAGATTATAACGGGCGTTATTCTTGCAATGGGTAGAAGTGCCGAAGAAACCGCTGCGGTTATGTTTACAGCTGCTACAATCTATGCATCTGGCTTTGGTCTATTAAACAGGGTAGAAACACTTTCATTTAATTTATACATCACTGCTACAGAATACTCGACACAGCAAGAATTAGCTTCCGCATACGGTATTGCGGTCGTTTTACTGATGTTAATGATTGGATTATTCATAATTTCTAATTTAGTAAAAAGAAGATTTGCGAAATATAATTCTAACGTATAA
- the pstB gene encoding phosphate ABC transporter ATP-binding protein PstB has protein sequence MISNETIKNTENLENLDNSEVKDVIIDVKKLNLKYGDKQVLFDVDMPIYKNKVIALIGPSGCGKSSFIRCLNRMNDEIQNTEVKGTIIYEGVNINDLDVEDLRKKIGMVFQRPNPFPMSIYENIAYGPKIHGTKLSKKEKNDLVIDCLKKSALYDDLDEPNEPNKIKILQKSALKLSGGQQQRLCIARCIAVSPEIILMDEPCSALDPISTLKIEDLIKELKKDYTIVIVTHNMQQAKRISDYTGFFMNGNVVEFGKTDELFNNPKSKYTENYIKGIFG, from the coding sequence ATGATATCAAATGAAACCATAAAAAATACGGAAAATTTAGAGAATTTGGATAATTCAGAAGTTAAAGATGTAATAATCGATGTAAAAAAATTAAACTTAAAATATGGGGATAAACAAGTTTTATTTGATGTAGATATGCCAATTTATAAAAATAAAGTTATTGCGTTGATTGGCCCAAGTGGTTGCGGTAAATCTTCATTTATCAGATGTTTAAACCGTATGAACGATGAAATACAAAATACGGAAGTTAAAGGAACTATAATTTATGAAGGAGTTAATATCAACGATTTAGACGTTGAAGACTTAAGAAAAAAGATAGGAATGGTATTCCAGCGCCCTAATCCATTCCCTATGAGTATTTACGAAAATATTGCTTATGGACCTAAAATTCACGGCACAAAGTTATCTAAAAAGGAAAAAAATGATTTAGTGATTGATTGCTTAAAAAAATCAGCACTATATGATGATTTAGATGAACCAAACGAACCAAATAAAATTAAAATATTACAAAAATCAGCACTTAAATTATCAGGCGGTCAACAGCAACGTTTATGTATTGCAAGATGTATTGCTGTTTCTCCCGAAATTATACTAATGGATGAACCTTGTTCAGCATTAGACCCGATTTCTACCCTTAAAATTGAGGATTTAATTAAGGAACTTAAAAAAGATTATACAATTGTAATCGTTACGCACAATATGCAACAAGCAAAGCGGATATCTGACTATACCGGGTTTTTTATGAATGGTAATGTCGTAGAATTTGGAAAAACTGATGAATTATTTAATAATCCAAAAAGTAAGTATACTGAAAATTATATAAAAGGAATATTCGGATAA
- the frhB gene encoding coenzyme F420 hydrogenase subunit beta: MDPFGNYKTVISARATDKEILKKAQDGGIVSAAYIHGLESKLLDGVIVANTEDGFNAAPKIATTPEEVLNAAGTKYTVSPNISVLKDAVREYALEKVGIVGTPCQVQAIRKLMKYPMGFRHTDSKIALVMGIFCMENFSYEGMKAIVEEYAGIRMNDVLKTDIGKGKFWVYSKYGDVQSVKLKDTHMYEQKSCHICTDYTAELADISTGSVGSPDGWSTVFVRTAKGEAYLNNMVEAGVLEVKNMDDVKPGLDILEKLALQKKEKNQKEIEYRKELGLPVPY; the protein is encoded by the coding sequence TTGGACCCATTTGGAAATTATAAAACAGTAATATCTGCAAGAGCCACAGATAAAGAAATTTTAAAAAAGGCACAAGATGGCGGTATTGTCTCCGCTGCATATATCCACGGATTAGAAAGTAAACTCCTTGATGGTGTAATCGTTGCAAACACAGAAGACGGATTTAACGCAGCTCCTAAAATTGCTACAACACCCGAAGAAGTTTTAAATGCAGCAGGTACAAAATATACTGTATCTCCAAACATATCCGTTTTAAAAGACGCTGTTAGAGAATATGCGCTCGAAAAAGTTGGTATTGTAGGAACACCTTGCCAAGTGCAAGCTATTAGAAAATTAATGAAATACCCTATGGGATTTAGACATACTGATTCAAAAATCGCATTAGTAATGGGTATTTTCTGTATGGAAAACTTTTCATACGAAGGTATGAAAGCAATCGTTGAAGAATACGCAGGTATTAGAATGAACGATGTTTTAAAAACAGACATCGGAAAAGGTAAATTCTGGGTATATTCAAAATATGGCGATGTACAGTCAGTTAAATTGAAAGATACGCATATGTACGAGCAAAAATCTTGCCACATATGTACAGATTACACTGCAGAACTTGCAGATATCTCAACCGGTTCAGTAGGTAGCCCTGACGGTTGGAGTACTGTATTTGTAAGAACTGCAAAAGGTGAAGCGTACTTAAACAATATGGTAGAAGCTGGCGTACTTGAAGTTAAAAATATGGATGATGTAAAACCAGGATTAGACATACTCGAAAAACTTGCATTACAGAAAAAAGAGAAAAATCAGAAAGAAATAGAATATAGAAAAGAATTAGGTTTACCTGTTCCATACTAA
- the frhG gene encoding coenzyme F420 hydrogenase subunit gamma: MVRIAHIHMSGCTGCLISLTDTYEKLLDILGAVELVYALTLADEKTEITETDDKILIERKIPENIDIALVEGSVCLDDHHAMDDILTTRKNSKIVVALGACAASGGVTRFARGGQMSQPSHASFAPIGDVIKVDLALPGCPPSPESIVNLITAALEGDMEYLEPFAEIAKIGKDACGCDVIKDVINKSLCMGCGTCAAACQVRAIEMVEGKPNINSEFCIKCGLCGAQCPRVRFPELLQKIE, translated from the coding sequence GTGGTAAGAATTGCCCATATACACATGAGTGGCTGTACAGGATGTTTAATATCTCTCACAGATACCTACGAGAAATTACTTGATATTTTAGGTGCTGTTGAATTAGTTTATGCGTTAACATTAGCCGATGAAAAGACGGAAATCACAGAAACTGACGATAAGATATTAATCGAAAGAAAAATACCTGAAAACATAGATATCGCACTTGTGGAAGGTAGCGTATGTTTAGACGACCATCACGCAATGGATGATATATTAACAACCCGTAAGAACTCAAAAATTGTTGTAGCACTCGGAGCTTGTGCAGCTTCTGGAGGAGTTACAAGATTTGCGAGAGGCGGACAAATGTCCCAACCAAGTCATGCTTCATTTGCACCGATTGGTGATGTAATTAAAGTAGATTTGGCACTTCCAGGATGTCCTCCATCCCCTGAATCAATCGTAAATTTAATTACGGCAGCTTTAGAGGGGGATATGGAGTATTTAGAACCATTCGCAGAAATTGCAAAAATTGGTAAAGATGCTTGCGGTTGCGACGTAATTAAAGACGTAATCAACAAATCGCTTTGTATGGGTTGCGGTACTTGTGCAGCAGCTTGTCAGGTTAGAGCAATTGAAATGGTTGAAGGAAAACCAAACATTAACTCAGAATTTTGTATAAAATGTGGACTCTGTGGTGCACAATGCCCAAGAGTTAGATTCCCTGAATTACTTCAAAAAATTGAGTAA
- the frhD gene encoding coenzyme F420-reducing hydrogenase, FrhD protein → MPGYLNKEILVLGCGNILFGDDGFGYHVINRLNELREEYPILNSEKIQLIDAGTGASHFILSLIDNETPLKKIVIADIIEYGLKPGELKRLTVKDLPNLSKYRVDAHDMPLAIMLREINDDFGIEIVVVGCQQKNVTAPDILLELSDDVSNSIEDAVKMIIEELN, encoded by the coding sequence ATGCCAGGATATTTAAATAAAGAAATATTGGTGCTTGGATGTGGCAACATCCTTTTTGGAGACGATGGATTTGGATATCACGTTATAAACCGATTGAATGAATTGAGAGAAGAATATCCCATCTTAAATTCTGAAAAAATACAATTAATTGACGCAGGTACGGGAGCTTCACACTTTATATTATCATTAATAGACAATGAAACTCCATTGAAAAAGATTGTAATTGCAGATATTATTGAATATGGTTTAAAACCCGGTGAATTAAAGAGATTAACCGTTAAAGATTTACCAAATCTTTCTAAATATCGTGTAGATGCTCACGATATGCCACTTGCAATTATGTTAAGGGAAATTAACGATGATTTTGGGATTGAAATTGTTGTGGTAGGCTGTCAGCAGAAGAATGTCACGGCACCGGATATATTACTTGAATTATCAGATGATGTAAGTAATTCGATTGAAGATGCAGTTAAAATGATAATTGAAGAATTAAACTAA
- the frhA gene encoding coenzyme F420 hydrogenase subunit alpha codes for MGKTVEINPTTRHEGHTKLVLKVDDDGIVEKGNYLSVTPVRGFEKFLVGKPAEFAPIAVSRFCGICPIAHATSAVEAIEDACGIIPPKDGLLLRELTGLGNKMHSHPLHEFLVAPDFVPENDRVEYIKRIQQMRKTGQYIVDTIGGEAIHAPNIKVGGMAKNITPSAASKIFYKCKEFEKLAKEQVEYLVPIFENRMLVDGTEIPEKLGYHDFGYLATDATYGNRENIDQSKVIEYTPYDVYEKDVAVQACTTIPRYNGRLMEVGPRARFARFHDFKEKGAMAIHIARAYENVVHVKRAMEIIEELNVDGITRAKDPILGDGEKLGLGVHEAARGHNTHQASIDEKGRIKYYNAIVATTWNIPLIGKAVEGTHYKFAEHVVRAYDPCVSCATHMISLDYDNNVVDEKYFK; via the coding sequence ATGGGAAAAACTGTAGAAATTAACCCAACAACCAGACACGAAGGTCATACAAAACTTGTTTTAAAAGTAGACGACGACGGAATCGTAGAAAAAGGTAATTATCTGAGTGTAACACCTGTAAGAGGTTTCGAGAAATTTTTAGTTGGTAAACCAGCTGAATTTGCACCGATTGCAGTTTCAAGATTTTGTGGTATTTGCCCAATTGCACACGCTACTTCGGCAGTAGAAGCTATTGAAGACGCTTGTGGTATTATACCTCCAAAAGACGGATTATTATTAAGAGAATTAACTGGGCTCGGAAATAAAATGCACTCTCACCCATTACACGAGTTTTTAGTTGCTCCTGATTTCGTACCTGAAAATGACCGAGTAGAATATATCAAAAGAATTCAACAAATGAGAAAAACAGGTCAGTACATTGTTGACACCATAGGCGGTGAAGCAATTCACGCACCAAATATTAAAGTTGGCGGTATGGCAAAAAACATTACCCCTTCAGCAGCTTCAAAAATATTTTACAAATGTAAAGAATTTGAAAAATTAGCAAAAGAGCAAGTTGAATACTTAGTTCCTATTTTTGAAAACAGAATGCTCGTTGATGGAACAGAAATTCCTGAAAAATTAGGATATCACGACTTTGGATACCTTGCTACTGACGCCACCTATGGAAATAGGGAAAATATTGACCAGTCTAAAGTAATTGAGTACACGCCGTACGACGTATATGAAAAAGATGTGGCAGTACAAGCTTGTACGACAATCCCGAGATATAATGGTAGATTAATGGAAGTAGGACCACGTGCAAGATTTGCAAGATTCCACGACTTTAAAGAAAAAGGTGCAATGGCAATTCACATTGCGAGAGCATATGAAAACGTTGTTCACGTTAAAAGAGCTATGGAAATAATCGAAGAATTAAATGTCGATGGTATAACAAGAGCAAAAGACCCTATTTTAGGCGATGGTGAAAAATTAGGTCTCGGTGTTCACGAAGCAGCGAGAGGACACAATACACACCAAGCTTCAATCGACGAAAAAGGTAGAATCAAATATTACAACGCTATTGTAGCTACTACCTGGAATATACCTTTAATTGGTAAAGCAGTCGAAGGAACGCACTATAAATTTGCTGAACACGTTGTAAGAGCTTACGACCCTTGTGTTTCCTGTGCTACACACATGATATCATTAGATTATGATAACAATGTTGTAGATGAAAAATACTTCAAATAA
- a CDS encoding hydrogenase iron-sulfur subunit has product MAENWEPKIIGFCCNWCTYGGADTAGVGRMQYPPSIRIIRVMCSGRIEPSFILKAFKEGADGVFIGGCHLGDCHYDAGNYKWQRRVMMLYDMLDELGIERERVMHEWISASEGEKFQIAMNDIYDKIKTMGPCTLKENTGNIDKFVDELTEELKE; this is encoded by the coding sequence GTGGCTGAAAACTGGGAACCGAAAATTATCGGTTTTTGTTGTAATTGGTGTACCTATGGTGGTGCAGATACAGCAGGTGTTGGGAGAATGCAGTACCCTCCAAGCATCAGAATTATAAGAGTGATGTGCTCCGGTAGAATCGAACCGTCATTCATATTAAAAGCATTTAAAGAAGGTGCTGATGGTGTATTCATTGGCGGTTGCCACCTTGGAGACTGCCACTACGATGCAGGAAACTACAAATGGCAAAGAAGAGTGATGATGCTCTATGATATGCTCGACGAACTCGGTATCGAAAGAGAAAGAGTTATGCACGAATGGATTTCAGCATCAGAAGGTGAAAAATTCCAAATTGCAATGAATGATATCTATGATAAAATAAAAACGATGGGTCCTTGTACTTTAAAAGAAAATACGGGCAATATCGACAAATTTGTAGATGAATTAACAGAAGAATTAAAAGAGTAA
- a CDS encoding NADH ubiquinone dehydrogenase: MVKIATTWLGCCSGCHISLLDLHEDLLDILGQVELVHCPVLMDVKEIPNDIDVALIEGGIRNEENLHTAKEMRKKAKIVVAFGTCAVYGGIPGMGNLYSNEEILEKAYKTTLTTKNDEGIIPNEEVPPLTSRVVPLSQVIDVDYILPGCPPKPELIASVLTALLEGKEPEISNKNMCEVCPREKSSEGVVVGSLKRNYEGEIDPKKCLLEQGYMCMGVATRAACGAICPSAGVPCTGCYGPTDKVVDQGAKMISALASDYKVDEDKEMDPHELPNKIIDKVGSFYKFTLPSALIPVKNDRNKK, translated from the coding sequence ATGGTTAAAATAGCTACTACGTGGCTTGGATGTTGTTCTGGTTGCCACATAAGTCTTTTAGATTTACACGAAGATTTATTGGATATATTAGGACAAGTTGAATTAGTCCATTGCCCTGTTTTAATGGATGTTAAAGAAATACCTAACGATATAGACGTTGCATTAATTGAAGGTGGAATTAGAAATGAAGAAAACCTTCATACTGCAAAAGAAATGAGAAAAAAAGCAAAAATTGTAGTTGCTTTTGGAACTTGTGCCGTATACGGCGGTATTCCTGGTATGGGCAATCTTTACTCAAATGAGGAAATACTCGAAAAAGCGTACAAAACTACACTCACAACGAAAAATGATGAGGGAATTATTCCAAACGAAGAAGTACCCCCATTAACTTCGAGAGTAGTGCCACTTTCACAAGTTATTGACGTTGATTACATACTTCCAGGATGTCCTCCTAAACCAGAGTTAATTGCAAGCGTATTAACTGCACTTTTAGAAGGCAAAGAACCTGAAATATCAAACAAAAACATGTGCGAAGTATGTCCAAGAGAAAAAAGTAGTGAAGGGGTTGTTGTAGGCAGTCTTAAGAGAAACTACGAAGGTGAAATCGACCCTAAAAAATGTTTACTTGAACAAGGCTACATGTGTATGGGTGTTGCTACAAGGGCAGCTTGTGGTGCAATATGTCCAAGTGCTGGCGTTCCTTGCACGGGATGCTATGGTCCAACCGACAAAGTGGTAGACCAAGGTGCTAAAATGATATCTGCGTTAGCATCAGACTATAAAGTCGATGAAGACAAAGAAATGGACCCTCACGAACTTCCTAATAAAATAATTGATAAAGTAGGCAGTTTCTATAAATTTACCTTGCCAAGTGCGTTAATTCCTGTAAAAAACGATAGGAACAAAAAATAA
- a CDS encoding Ni/Fe hydrogenase subunit alpha, which produces MTKLSIEPVTRVEGHGKVTLSFDDSGKLDKVNFHVVEVRGFEKFLEGRYIEDAPVFTPRICGICQVSHNLASAKAVDNIFGVKIPKTADMLRNLMQQASNVHSHALHFGMLAAPDLMFPTTDDALKRNLLGIAAENMDMVKDSIAMRKVGQTVIQKVGGRAIHPVTAIVGGQSKALSEEERDELLTLSDNLVETAERTLNVGKQMMENLKEKDLMDLGYFESYHMGLVNKGAQDIYEGNIRVVNSEGKTEYEFDPSEYMNYISEGVRPYSYLKFPYLTEKGDGEGKGAYRVNTLSRLNVCDKMPTPLAQKYYEKFVQTYGKPAHQPMLFHYARLIELLSSSELIRKFLEDDKIVDTDVRAEANDIVGEGVGCVEAPRGTLIHHFKTDDRGIINDANLVVATVQNNPAMDIGVQKVAQKYIKTPEDAKPHILNYMEMVIRAYDPCLSCATHNIGEEPKMLSMDVYQGGKLIKTL; this is translated from the coding sequence ATGACAAAATTGTCAATAGAACCTGTTACTCGGGTTGAAGGACACGGTAAGGTTACACTATCATTCGATGATAGCGGAAAACTCGATAAAGTCAATTTTCACGTTGTGGAAGTTAGAGGTTTCGAGAAATTCTTAGAAGGTAGATATATCGAAGATGCACCTGTATTTACACCAAGAATCTGCGGAATTTGCCAAGTTTCCCACAATTTAGCAAGTGCTAAAGCCGTTGATAATATTTTCGGTGTAAAAATACCTAAAACAGCAGATATGCTCAGAAATTTAATGCAACAAGCTTCAAACGTGCACAGCCACGCTTTACACTTTGGTATGCTTGCAGCACCAGATTTAATGTTCCCTACTACAGATGATGCTTTAAAAAGAAATCTTTTAGGCATTGCTGCAGAAAATATGGATATGGTAAAAGACTCAATTGCAATGAGAAAAGTTGGTCAAACTGTTATCCAAAAAGTCGGTGGTAGAGCAATTCACCCAGTAACTGCGATAGTAGGCGGTCAATCAAAAGCATTGAGCGAAGAAGAAAGAGACGAACTTTTAACCTTATCTGACAACCTCGTTGAAACAGCTGAAAGAACGTTAAACGTTGGAAAACAGATGATGGAAAACTTAAAAGAAAAAGATTTAATGGACCTCGGCTATTTTGAATCATACCATATGGGTTTAGTAAATAAAGGTGCTCAAGACATCTATGAAGGTAATATTAGAGTTGTAAACTCAGAAGGTAAAACTGAGTACGAATTCGACCCTTCAGAATATATGAACTATATTTCAGAAGGCGTAAGACCTTATTCATATTTAAAATTCCCTTACTTAACTGAAAAAGGAGATGGGGAAGGAAAAGGTGCTTATAGGGTTAATACACTTTCAAGATTAAACGTATGCGACAAAATGCCTACGCCACTTGCTCAAAAGTACTATGAAAAATTTGTACAAACCTACGGAAAACCTGCACATCAACCTATGTTATTCCACTACGCAAGATTAATCGAATTATTATCAAGTTCTGAATTAATTAGAAAATTCTTAGAAGATGATAAAATCGTTGATACAGATGTTAGAGCTGAAGCTAACGACATTGTAGGCGAAGGTGTGGGCTGTGTTGAAGCTCCAAGAGGTACTTTAATACACCACTTCAAAACGGACGACAGAGGAATTATTAACGATGCTAACTTAGTAGTTGCTACCGTTCAAAACAACCCTGCTATGGACATCGGTGTTCAAAAAGTTGCTCAAAAATACATTAAAACGCCAGAAGACGCAAAACCTCATATATTAAACTATATGGAAATGGTTATCAGAGCATACGACCCTTGTTTATCCTGTGCAACGCACAATATAGGCGAAGAACCTAAAATGTTATCTATGGACGTATACCAAGGCGGAAAATTAATTAAAACGTTATAA